A window of Thermococcus aggregans contains these coding sequences:
- a CDS encoding MoaD/ThiS family protein has translation MKVFVKLIAQAAEGVDKPEFWVFLEENSTLGDLLKKLERERGIKIDEKRNIVILINGRSAEFLGGTKARLKDMDKVIIMPVAAGG, from the coding sequence ATGAAGGTGTTCGTCAAGCTTATAGCTCAGGCGGCAGAGGGAGTAGATAAGCCAGAATTCTGGGTTTTTCTTGAAGAGAACTCTACGTTAGGTGACCTTTTAAAAAAGCTGGAGCGCGAAAGGGGGATTAAAATAGATGAAAAAAGGAACATCGTCATTCTAATAAACGGTCGCTCAGCGGAATTTCTTGGCGGAACTAAAGCCAGGCTCAAAGACATGGACAAAGTTATAATAATGCCCGTTGCAGCGGGGGGATGA
- a CDS encoding aldehyde ferredoxin oxidoreductase family protein produces the protein MVIFMYGYMGKILRIDLTNKKATVESLKEELVKKFIGGRGFGAKILWDELKPGICPLSPENKIIFTVGPLTGTKAQSASRWMVQFKSLLTGTYFRSVGGGFFGAELKFAGYDAVIIEGKAEKPTYIYINDGDVEFRDAQKIWGMNTLATRDFLKEETDKNAHMVMIGPAGENLVKLSAIVTDVDFRTASRGGGGAVMGSKNLKAIVVKGSKRPEIYNEDAFNEAVREQIESYKNNPGFEGFHALGTNSAVYPFYALGHFPTYNFKQKELDGAERFQAEVLSEYVVKHSGCWGCMIRCGKVFKLTKGPYAGTVWDFPEYETHWSFGGNLGNINIESIVYANMLCDLYGLDTISTGVAIGFAIELYEKGIIGKSETDGLELRWGDPDVIPELVKRIALRIGIGDLLAEGTRKAAEKIGRGAEKYAIHVKGLEFPAYDPRSAKAHGLNFVTSPIGASHCIGWNKFEITGVPKKVDPFSVENKGELTKYVQDETAIAETAIFCLFPFNFEMMTIDLYAKMLYAATGIEEFKDPKYLWLVGERIFNLERAINVREGIDGRYDRMPERIVKEPVLREPSKGQVFEEEVLLKDYYKVRGWDENGVPTKEKLKELGLEEVAEKL, from the coding sequence GTGGTGATTTTTATGTATGGCTACATGGGGAAAATATTGAGAATAGATTTGACAAATAAAAAAGCCACAGTGGAATCATTAAAAGAAGAACTCGTCAAAAAATTTATAGGTGGACGCGGGTTTGGAGCAAAGATTCTGTGGGACGAGTTGAAGCCGGGGATTTGTCCTCTAAGTCCTGAAAACAAAATTATTTTCACTGTGGGACCTCTGACTGGTACAAAGGCTCAGTCCGCATCAAGGTGGATGGTTCAGTTCAAGTCCCTACTCACGGGAACGTACTTCAGGAGCGTTGGAGGGGGCTTTTTTGGCGCGGAACTCAAGTTTGCGGGCTACGACGCGGTGATAATCGAGGGAAAGGCCGAGAAGCCTACGTACATCTACATAAACGATGGGGACGTCGAATTTAGGGACGCGCAGAAAATCTGGGGCATGAATACTCTAGCCACGAGGGACTTCCTCAAAGAGGAGACGGATAAAAATGCCCACATGGTCATGATAGGGCCTGCTGGAGAAAATCTAGTGAAGTTATCCGCCATTGTAACAGATGTTGACTTTAGAACTGCCTCTAGAGGCGGTGGCGGTGCTGTAATGGGCTCAAAGAACCTCAAAGCAATTGTGGTCAAGGGGAGCAAAAGGCCGGAGATTTACAATGAAGACGCATTTAACGAGGCCGTTAGGGAGCAGATCGAGTCCTACAAGAACAATCCGGGATTCGAAGGATTCCACGCTCTAGGAACTAACTCCGCTGTGTATCCGTTCTACGCCCTTGGACATTTCCCCACGTATAACTTCAAGCAGAAAGAGCTCGATGGCGCAGAGAGATTTCAGGCGGAAGTGCTGTCTGAGTACGTGGTAAAGCACAGCGGCTGCTGGGGCTGTATGATAAGGTGCGGAAAAGTATTCAAGTTAACCAAAGGGCCATACGCGGGAACGGTTTGGGACTTCCCAGAATACGAGACCCACTGGTCGTTTGGAGGAAACCTGGGCAACATAAACATAGAGTCCATAGTCTATGCCAACATGCTCTGCGACCTCTACGGCCTCGACACGATTTCTACGGGCGTTGCGATAGGCTTTGCGATCGAGCTTTACGAGAAGGGAATAATCGGAAAGAGCGAAACTGACGGCCTTGAGCTGAGATGGGGAGACCCCGACGTTATCCCAGAACTGGTCAAGAGGATAGCCCTGAGGATAGGCATAGGCGACCTACTCGCAGAGGGAACTAGAAAAGCCGCCGAAAAAATTGGTAGGGGTGCCGAGAAGTATGCCATTCATGTTAAGGGCCTTGAATTCCCTGCATACGACCCGAGGTCTGCAAAGGCCCACGGCTTGAACTTTGTCACATCCCCAATAGGTGCAAGTCACTGTATAGGATGGAACAAGTTTGAGATAACCGGCGTTCCCAAGAAAGTAGACCCGTTTTCAGTAGAGAACAAAGGGGAGCTTACAAAGTACGTTCAGGACGAGACTGCGATAGCTGAAACGGCTATCTTCTGCCTGTTCCCGTTCAACTTCGAAATGATGACCATCGATCTCTATGCAAAGATGCTTTATGCTGCAACCGGTATCGAGGAGTTCAAAGACCCGAAGTACTTATGGCTCGTAGGTGAGAGGATATTCAACCTTGAAAGAGCAATCAACGTCAGGGAAGGCATTGACGGCAGGTACGACAGAATGCCGGAAAGGATCGTAAAAGAGCCCGTGTTGAGGGAGCCCTCAAAAGGCCAGGTCTTTGAGGAAGAAGTCCTTCTCAAGGACTACTACAAAGTCAGGGGCTGGGACGAAAACGGTGTCCCAACGAAGGAGAAGCTTAAGGAGCTGGGACTTGAGGAAGTCGCGGAAAAACTCTGA
- a CDS encoding acetamidase/formamidase family protein: MVVEDEIFNDVQTNGIIGPHSKMLGPVADGGRIVFLTAPGCWGPMITPTLRGGHEVNVPVAVEGAEVGDGIVIKIQSIKVLSKAASSGVDTVREGAFVGDPFVAKKCPVCNEPWPEFEVVGIGEDAIRCKRCGSPAAPFKMVNGYTMVFDHNLGVGVTVNKETAEMIAKDAWEWHSLPKNSKQVPILIFAKADIVGVPSRMRPFLGQLGTVPAVDIPDSHNAGDFGSFLINAPHPYGITKEDYETKLTDGHLDVDSVREGAIIIAPVKVKGGGVYAGDAHGMQGDGEVAGHTTDVSAESVLEVSVVKNINLDGPILLPPEEDLPPLAKPWRKDEWERVQSLAKRFGIEPEPVAPVQIIGSGPTINEAAVRGFERAAKLFGMSVEEVKNRVTISGAVEIGRLPGIVQVSMQVPLSALEKLGIDDIVVKHYGLPY, from the coding sequence ATGGTAGTTGAGGATGAGATTTTTAATGATGTACAAACAAACGGAATTATTGGGCCCCATTCAAAGATGCTTGGGCCTGTTGCAGACGGGGGAAGAATAGTCTTCTTAACGGCTCCAGGGTGCTGGGGTCCAATGATAACTCCGACTTTAAGAGGTGGCCACGAAGTCAACGTCCCCGTTGCCGTGGAAGGAGCAGAAGTCGGGGATGGAATTGTAATCAAGATACAGAGCATAAAGGTGCTCTCAAAGGCTGCATCTTCTGGCGTTGACACCGTTAGGGAAGGAGCGTTTGTCGGCGATCCTTTCGTTGCTAAGAAATGTCCCGTCTGTAACGAGCCGTGGCCCGAATTCGAAGTGGTCGGCATAGGTGAAGATGCAATAAGGTGCAAACGCTGTGGCTCCCCAGCCGCGCCCTTCAAAATGGTAAACGGATACACGATGGTCTTTGACCACAACCTCGGAGTCGGTGTCACAGTAAACAAAGAGACGGCCGAGATGATAGCCAAAGACGCTTGGGAGTGGCATTCCCTCCCCAAGAACTCAAAGCAAGTCCCAATACTCATATTTGCCAAGGCAGACATAGTCGGAGTACCTTCAAGGATGAGGCCTTTCCTGGGACAGCTCGGAACGGTTCCGGCCGTGGACATCCCCGACTCCCACAACGCCGGAGACTTCGGTTCATTCCTAATCAATGCCCCCCATCCATATGGAATAACAAAAGAGGACTACGAGACCAAGCTGACGGATGGGCACCTAGATGTTGACTCAGTCAGAGAGGGGGCGATAATAATAGCGCCTGTAAAGGTCAAAGGCGGAGGAGTTTATGCAGGAGACGCACACGGAATGCAGGGGGACGGAGAGGTAGCTGGACACACAACCGATGTATCGGCTGAGAGCGTTCTTGAGGTTTCAGTTGTCAAGAACATAAACCTCGACGGCCCGATTCTGCTTCCTCCTGAGGAAGACCTGCCGCCGCTCGCCAAGCCATGGAGAAAGGACGAGTGGGAAAGGGTGCAGAGCTTGGCCAAGAGGTTCGGAATCGAACCCGAGCCGGTAGCTCCAGTGCAGATAATCGGTTCGGGCCCGACCATAAACGAAGCCGCAGTTAGAGGTTTCGAGAGGGCGGCAAAGCTCTTCGGGATGAGCGTTGAGGAAGTCAAGAACAGGGTGACAATAAGCGGTGCCGTCGAGATTGGAAGGCTTCCGGGAATAGTGCAGGTCTCAATGCAGGTTCCGCTGAGTGCTCTGGAGAAATTAGGGATAGACGATATAGTGGTTAAGCACTACGGGCTTCCCTACTGA